The sequence TTAAAAGAAGAGAAGCAATTGGTTTTCCAACTATATTACTAGCACCAACAACAACAACATTTTTTCCCTGAATATCTATTTCGTATTTATCTAATAACTCTACCATTCCAAGTGGTGTGCAAGGTGCAAAAGTATCAAGACCTGTTAAAACTCCTCCTACATTCGTTGGGTGAAATCCATCAACATCTTTTTTTGGATCAATAAGTTCTAAAATTTTGTCTGTGTTTAAATGTTTTGGCAATGGCAATTGAACAAGAATTCCATCAACTTTTGAATCTATGTTTAATTCTAAAACTCTATTCTCTAACTCTTCTTGTGAAATATCTTCAGGAAGTTCTACTGAAATAGAATTAATTCCAACATACTCACATGCCTTTTTCTTCATTGACACATAAAGCTCACTCGCCTTATCATTTCCAACAAGCACAACTGCTAAACCAACTTTTCTACTATAGTTAG is a genomic window of Thiovulum sp. ES containing:
- a CDS encoding 5,10-methylene-tetrahydrofolate dehydrogenase/methenyl tetrahydrofolate cyclohydrolase (PFAM: Tetrahydrofolate dehydrogenase/cyclohydrolase, NAD(P)-binding domain; Tetrahydrofolate dehydrogenase/cyclohydrolase, catalytic domain~IMG reference gene:2508609908_SP), which translates into the protein MNLLDGKKLSSEIKEELKNELANYSRKVGLAVVLVGNDKASELYVSMKKKACEYVGINSISVELPEDISQEELENRVLELNIDSKVDGILVQLPLPKHLNTDKILELIDPKKDVDGFHPTNVGGVLTGLDTFAPCTPLGMVELLDKYEIDIQGKNVVVVGASNIVGKPIASLLLNRNATVEICHIYTQNLKEHTLKADILVVAVGKENLIGADMVKDGVVVLDVGINKRADGKIVGDVDFENVSKKASYITPVPGGVGPMTIAMLLKNTVKSAKIRDGK